From a single Alloactinosynnema sp. L-07 genomic region:
- a CDS encoding IS5 family transposase (programmed frameshift) has product MAKRLVPDELWALAGPLVPPFEPRRQGGGTEPVDDRAVFTAIVYVLTSGCSWRLLPPSFGVTVPTAHRRFSDWTRAGFWRRLHRAVLDELGSQGLIDWSRAVLDGASVRAKKGGSLTGPSPVDRGKPGSKIHVLSDRRGIPLSVAVSAANTNDAAALKPLVMAIPAIKSRRGPRRRKPDKLHADKAYDIKDLRTWVRDQGIAVRIARKGIETSDKLGLHRWVIERTIAWTFNYRRLAIRYERHATNFTAFLTLAATLVAFKKLPT; this is encoded by the exons TTGGCGAAGCGGTTGGTGCCGGACGAGTTGTGGGCCTTGGCGGGTCCGTTGGTTCCGCCGTTCGAGCCTCGTCGGCAGGGCGGTGGCACCGAACCGGTCGATGACCGGGCGGTGTTCACCGCGATCGTGTATGTACTGACCAGCGGTTGCTCGTGGCGGTTGTTGCCACCGTCGTTCGGGGTGACGGTTCCGACCGCGCATCGGAGGTTCAGTGATTGGACCAGGGCCGGGTTCTGGCGGCGACTGCACCGCGCGGTGCTCGACGAACTCGGCTCGCAGGGCTTGATCGACTGGTCCCGCGCGGTTCTGGACGGTGCGTCCGTCCGCGCGAAAAAAG GGGGATCTCTGACCGGCCCGAGTCCGGTCGACCGGGGCAAACCCGGATCGAAGATCCACGTCCTATCCGACCGGCGAGGTATTCCGCTGTCGGTGGCCGTTTCCGCGGCCAACACCAACGACGCCGCCGCGCTCAAACCGCTGGTCATGGCGATCCCCGCGATCAAGTCACGCCGCGGACCACGGCGCCGCAAGCCCGACAAACTCCACGCGGACAAGGCCTACGACATCAAGGACCTGCGCACATGGGTCCGCGACCAAGGCATCGCGGTCAGGATCGCCCGCAAGGGCATCGAAACCAGCGACAAACTCGGCCTGCACCGGTGGGTCATCGAACGCACCATCGCCTGGACCTTCAACTACCGGCGGCTCGCCATCCGATACGAGCGCCACGCAACCAACTTCACCGCGTTCCTCACACTCGCCGCCACCCTGGTCGCGTTCAAGAAACTCCCCACATGA
- a CDS encoding TIR domain-containing protein yields the protein MTSDPLAAVIRFPNDVDEAARAELADALRARDVPVVHGLDLGDRGPLDEFTQAVVSVAGGLADKVGDFAFASRNWLDALSRDATDGALRCVELEDRDSGVTVRVTAYDPDEAIRILKPFLASAGDEPVSWLGTSWGVRQKATRADERRVFVVHGRDKRARRALYDFLRAINLQPIEWPAALGLTGQGAPYIGQVLDAVLATKVPVIVFQTPDDVAYLKVEHADDDEDLDVRPAGQARPNVLFEAGMAMALCPDRTLFVEFGKVRPFTDLGGRNVVRLFDSPQRRTLLGRRLADIGCPVDDSGTDWLTAGDLTPPSTTAMPRG from the coding sequence ATGACCAGTGATCCGCTCGCCGCGGTGATCAGATTTCCCAACGATGTCGATGAGGCTGCCCGAGCGGAACTGGCCGATGCGCTGCGCGCGCGTGATGTCCCAGTCGTCCATGGCCTTGACCTTGGCGATCGTGGGCCCCTCGACGAGTTCACGCAGGCGGTTGTCAGTGTCGCGGGTGGCTTGGCGGACAAGGTCGGCGACTTCGCCTTCGCCTCCCGGAACTGGCTCGACGCGCTTTCCCGCGACGCCACGGATGGCGCGCTCCGGTGCGTGGAACTCGAGGATCGGGACAGCGGTGTCACGGTCCGAGTCACGGCGTACGACCCCGACGAGGCGATTCGGATACTCAAGCCTTTCCTGGCTTCGGCCGGAGATGAGCCGGTCAGCTGGCTCGGGACGTCTTGGGGTGTGCGTCAGAAAGCCACCCGCGCCGACGAACGACGGGTATTCGTGGTCCACGGTCGGGACAAGCGGGCCCGGCGCGCGCTGTATGACTTCCTGCGCGCGATCAATCTTCAGCCAATCGAGTGGCCTGCCGCGCTGGGTTTGACTGGGCAAGGCGCTCCGTACATCGGCCAGGTGCTGGACGCCGTCCTCGCCACGAAGGTGCCGGTGATCGTGTTCCAGACCCCTGATGACGTCGCCTACCTCAAGGTCGAGCACGCTGACGACGACGAGGACCTCGACGTGCGGCCCGCCGGACAGGCTCGGCCGAACGTGTTGTTCGAGGCGGGCATGGCCATGGCGTTGTGTCCGGACCGAACCCTGTTCGTCGAGTTCGGCAAGGTTCGCCCCTTCACCGACCTTGGCGGACGCAACGTCGTGCGGCTCTTCGACTCGCCCCAGCGGCGAACGCTGCTGGGGCGGCGCCTGGCCGACATCGGCTGCCCGGTGGACGACAGCGGCACGGACTGGCTGACGGCGGGTGACCTCACCCCGCCGAGCACTACGGCGATGCCTCGGGGGTAA
- a CDS encoding CHAT domain-containing protein, translating to MSAGPAEQLLDTLLDPIVAFAGTGVGHDEARDLYAAGDVGGLAALYHDEGVRAMHSGDDRTAVRMLLAERSAARRNGDTEQTASAVHFLAQHHRVRARFVPAEMCNHVALTTPLRDETALYHARAWRELAAIREATADYDAGLACSARSIDVCERYPRVAAIPQARVLTLLQRSALLRQRGALSDALECVQLARTLAQDEAVNSITEGQVALREAGIEKMIGRPDRALAAYQRAEAIFVGRSPGNVRIARIGQVTCLREAGRADEALPVAIRVEAACRAESDAYGLGQILLEKAEVLQELGDHNGVSDTLAAAAFRYLDDSGLEALRWRRHLARNLLDLGQDPHAAAAHLGFVLTIAASVRRDLNRTMLALFVIYRVPQHALRSPDIRFVACRAALLGADIQRGELREPGPRWSLHGQREQIYLAAALVHAETDDAAAVAQIIETGRADVLNQLLVGGYPDAGLTDMAMPSTETARLDLVFSAAAEVGAALLRETGPAPLPDLPLPGTLPTADMLGELGDVVVMVQVGEDTDHWCCVSSVWTHRTGWRTSVQAASPPIHALLRRLRSGEVLPQRGITRATWDALGSFLFPSDEIWAGTELEPRSVVVCPDPRLWQLPLGALTRGKTYLSDIAELMLTPSLDTSRLVMNRRTSAIAGPALSILDPTLGGYDQELAALDAWKDGHRPISDLAELSTASLLYISGHGDEAGQESALGRGRTTMHELARRELPPLVFLNGCWSGTAASRYGTDPLSVAMGALLGGARTVVAGTGSIGGAGSAAVSAQALSIIGEGGSVRAAVRIAQRRVRTDHPELGPFEWAGLCVVGVDTVSDLDG from the coding sequence ATGAGCGCCGGACCAGCCGAGCAACTGCTCGACACGTTGCTCGACCCGATCGTCGCGTTCGCCGGAACAGGGGTCGGCCACGATGAGGCGCGCGATCTCTACGCCGCGGGGGATGTCGGCGGCCTCGCCGCGCTCTACCACGATGAAGGCGTGCGGGCCATGCACAGCGGCGACGACCGTACAGCGGTCCGGATGCTGCTCGCCGAGCGAAGCGCGGCCAGGCGCAACGGCGATACTGAGCAAACAGCTTCAGCGGTCCATTTCCTCGCCCAGCACCACCGGGTCCGGGCCCGCTTTGTCCCCGCGGAAATGTGCAACCACGTGGCGCTCACGACGCCCCTGCGGGATGAGACCGCGCTGTACCATGCCCGCGCCTGGCGGGAACTGGCCGCGATCCGTGAGGCCACGGCGGACTACGACGCAGGACTGGCCTGCTCCGCGCGGTCGATCGATGTGTGCGAACGCTACCCACGAGTCGCCGCCATTCCACAGGCGCGCGTGCTGACTCTGCTACAGCGTTCAGCGTTGCTCCGGCAGCGCGGAGCGCTCAGCGACGCTCTCGAGTGTGTGCAACTGGCCCGCACACTCGCCCAGGACGAGGCCGTGAACTCGATCACGGAGGGACAGGTGGCGCTGCGCGAGGCCGGGATCGAGAAGATGATCGGGCGACCGGATCGCGCTCTGGCCGCGTATCAGCGAGCTGAGGCGATCTTCGTCGGCCGCAGCCCGGGCAATGTGCGGATCGCGCGGATCGGGCAGGTCACCTGCCTTCGGGAAGCGGGCAGGGCCGACGAGGCTCTCCCGGTGGCCATCCGGGTGGAGGCCGCGTGCAGAGCTGAGAGCGACGCGTACGGACTGGGCCAGATCCTCTTGGAGAAGGCCGAGGTGCTCCAGGAACTGGGTGATCACAACGGAGTCTCGGACACCCTGGCCGCCGCGGCGTTTCGATACCTGGACGACTCCGGGCTCGAAGCACTGCGGTGGCGCCGCCATCTGGCCCGCAACCTGCTCGACCTCGGCCAGGATCCCCACGCCGCGGCCGCTCACCTGGGTTTCGTCCTCACGATAGCCGCAAGCGTGCGACGCGACCTGAACCGGACCATGCTGGCACTGTTCGTCATCTACCGCGTGCCCCAACATGCGTTGCGCTCGCCCGACATCAGGTTCGTCGCGTGCCGGGCCGCTCTGCTCGGTGCCGACATCCAGCGGGGTGAACTGCGGGAGCCCGGGCCTCGTTGGTCATTGCACGGCCAACGCGAGCAGATCTATCTCGCGGCGGCGCTGGTGCACGCCGAGACCGACGACGCCGCGGCCGTCGCCCAGATAATCGAGACCGGGCGCGCGGACGTGCTCAACCAACTACTCGTGGGCGGCTATCCGGACGCTGGCCTGACCGACATGGCGATGCCGTCCACGGAAACGGCGCGTCTTGACCTCGTTTTCTCCGCCGCGGCGGAGGTCGGGGCCGCGTTGCTACGGGAAACCGGTCCAGCCCCGCTACCCGACCTGCCGCTGCCGGGCACCCTGCCCACAGCGGACATGCTCGGTGAACTCGGCGATGTCGTGGTCATGGTCCAGGTCGGAGAGGACACCGACCACTGGTGCTGCGTCAGTTCGGTCTGGACACACCGAACCGGTTGGCGGACATCGGTTCAGGCGGCATCTCCCCCGATCCATGCCCTGCTACGAAGATTGCGGTCGGGTGAGGTGTTGCCGCAACGGGGTATCACACGCGCGACCTGGGATGCACTCGGATCGTTCCTCTTCCCGTCCGACGAGATCTGGGCGGGTACCGAACTCGAGCCCCGCTCGGTCGTCGTGTGCCCTGACCCCCGGCTGTGGCAGCTCCCACTCGGCGCACTCACCCGTGGTAAGACCTATCTGTCGGACATCGCGGAACTGATGCTCACACCGAGCCTCGACACCTCCCGCCTTGTGATGAACCGCAGGACCAGTGCCATCGCCGGACCGGCACTGAGCATCCTGGACCCCACGCTCGGCGGATACGACCAGGAACTGGCCGCACTCGACGCATGGAAAGACGGCCACCGTCCTATCTCGGACCTGGCGGAGCTCTCGACCGCGTCGTTGCTCTATATCAGCGGTCATGGTGACGAAGCAGGCCAAGAGTCAGCTCTGGGGCGTGGCCGGACGACGATGCACGAGCTGGCGCGACGGGAACTGCCGCCACTGGTCTTCCTGAACGGATGCTGGAGCGGCACCGCGGCGAGCCGATACGGTACGGACCCACTAAGCGTCGCGATGGGCGCCCTGCTCGGTGGAGCGAGAACCGTCGTCGCGGGCACAGGTTCCATCGGTGGAGCTGGGTCGGCCGCCGTCAGCGCCCAAGCGCTCTCGATCATCGGCGAGGGCGGATCGGTCCGCGCGGCGGTCCGCATCGCCCAGCGTCGCGTTCGGACGGATCATCCTGAGCTCGGCCCGTTCGAGTGGGCAGGCTTGTGTGTGGTGGGAGTCGACACGGTGAGTGATCTTGATGGTTGA
- a CDS encoding toll/interleukin-1 receptor domain-containing protein, translating to MVEGSLGYDVFLCYKSEDAVAAEELRLALVAKGLTVFRDEISGGDWAPLGASIEQALLRSRTLVALITPHFPISPHCREELHMALTAAYHLDAGDTSRVMAVAQGVSPDDIRPRQLTRFRLPRSGLPTAELVASIAAGVHRHDRRTFGDAPRPREPKWYPRELPGDSYFRGRYAEMWELHEGLLARSKNRDRGHPVVVVNGLGGQGKTAMCLQYARLFERDHPGGVFVIRLEGSAGPADVGDNLVRSRFEDQLRLIALRLGVPGPDDVPAALERLDEPYLWVLDDLPSGTSGDVLMDLYAPTRAGRTLVTTRGSLTRFASHGLPLGPLGPEISRVVLTAYRSAEPADRGSVAELVGLLGQHPLGLTIAAGLTTLPDFTDYRTLLADLSSSEPEQLEHAAHLEHELPAGCALPFSNALLRAYHAVTDAARDALCAASVLAPTLIPMALLSAMVGGVGGDIDKVADGLRVAANRGLVEELTPAAATVHALISRAIRVLPEASSRRARLRAAALEELAAVMETTREEYRHREVGHHLPHVRAVAGLLPGGDRWALTGDERHIMGEAGRVHAESGDTNASLRTYEALYAACAGSTAVDTYTRLCVLSGLAVAHGLEGHHTLALRMENEVAAGLTLELGPDDRDVLLTQANLGLAHLAIRDYTVASSILRDTYRRSRRVLGPTHRDTLRILNNLAIAKGHLGDAPAEQNRNRRVAHRYWLGAMAAWHRVGRPDDQYALDTRNGTALSYRALAMPSEALLLMRDLYQRRSRVLGQDHPNTLDALENLLILQEECQVELEARFESVLLGRVRGQGPGHPSTRMTLRNLVHGSLHGVTSAGGTPAALPVGVGPDGVRLDGDHVDAEIDLQGYAIDLQEARVSAFGPDDPRTMLATAYLAYALALGDHLDGQVEAAAYLAQDAYDGLADCHDDGAEHVTADDVETVRQIVEWIKEKVEYADG from the coding sequence ATGGTTGAGGGCAGCCTGGGCTATGACGTATTCCTCTGCTACAAGTCCGAGGACGCCGTGGCCGCCGAAGAACTACGGCTTGCCTTGGTCGCCAAGGGCTTGACTGTGTTCCGCGACGAGATCAGCGGCGGCGACTGGGCGCCGCTCGGTGCCTCGATCGAACAGGCCCTGCTGCGGTCGCGCACACTCGTCGCCCTCATCACCCCGCACTTCCCGATCAGTCCGCACTGCCGCGAAGAACTGCATATGGCGTTGACCGCGGCGTATCACCTCGACGCGGGCGACACATCTCGGGTGATGGCCGTGGCTCAAGGAGTCTCGCCGGACGACATCCGGCCTCGACAGCTGACCAGGTTCAGGCTGCCCCGCTCCGGATTGCCGACGGCCGAGCTCGTAGCGTCAATCGCCGCAGGTGTCCACCGGCACGACCGCAGGACCTTCGGGGACGCGCCGAGGCCGCGCGAGCCGAAGTGGTATCCCCGAGAACTACCGGGAGACAGCTACTTCCGTGGCCGCTACGCCGAGATGTGGGAGTTGCACGAGGGCCTGCTGGCCCGGTCGAAGAATCGCGACCGAGGCCACCCCGTGGTGGTGGTGAACGGACTGGGCGGCCAGGGAAAGACCGCGATGTGTCTGCAGTACGCGCGATTGTTCGAGCGCGATCATCCAGGTGGCGTGTTCGTGATCAGGCTGGAAGGCAGCGCGGGCCCGGCCGATGTCGGGGACAACCTTGTCCGGTCCAGATTCGAGGACCAACTCAGGCTCATCGCCCTGCGGCTGGGCGTCCCAGGCCCGGACGACGTTCCCGCCGCACTGGAGCGACTCGACGAGCCTTACCTGTGGGTGCTCGACGACCTGCCGTCCGGGACGAGCGGCGACGTCCTGATGGATCTTTACGCACCGACGCGGGCAGGCCGCACACTCGTCACCACCCGCGGGTCTCTGACAAGATTCGCGTCCCATGGCCTACCGCTTGGTCCACTCGGCCCGGAGATCAGCCGTGTGGTGCTCACCGCCTACCGGTCCGCTGAACCCGCCGACCGCGGATCGGTGGCGGAACTCGTCGGACTGCTCGGCCAGCACCCACTTGGGCTGACCATCGCCGCCGGGCTGACGACACTTCCGGACTTCACCGACTACCGAACTCTGCTGGCGGACCTGTCGTCAAGTGAGCCCGAACAGCTCGAGCACGCGGCGCACCTGGAACACGAACTGCCCGCGGGTTGCGCTCTTCCGTTCTCGAACGCGTTGCTGCGCGCCTACCACGCGGTCACCGACGCGGCGAGGGACGCGCTCTGCGCGGCGAGCGTCCTCGCGCCGACGTTGATCCCGATGGCGCTGCTGAGCGCCATGGTGGGCGGAGTGGGGGGTGACATCGACAAGGTCGCCGACGGGCTGAGAGTCGCCGCGAACCGCGGGTTGGTCGAGGAACTGACGCCCGCGGCGGCCACGGTCCATGCGTTGATCTCACGTGCGATCAGAGTGCTCCCGGAGGCGTCGAGCCGACGCGCACGGCTCCGCGCGGCCGCGCTGGAGGAACTGGCCGCCGTCATGGAGACCACCCGCGAGGAGTACCGGCATCGTGAGGTCGGCCATCACCTGCCACACGTGCGCGCTGTCGCGGGCCTGCTGCCAGGTGGTGACCGCTGGGCGTTGACGGGCGATGAACGCCACATCATGGGCGAAGCCGGTCGAGTGCACGCGGAATCGGGCGATACCAATGCCTCGTTGCGCACCTACGAGGCTCTCTACGCCGCGTGTGCGGGCTCGACTGCTGTCGACACGTACACCAGACTTTGCGTTCTCAGTGGACTCGCCGTCGCCCACGGTCTTGAGGGCCATCACACGCTGGCCCTGCGCATGGAGAACGAGGTGGCCGCCGGGCTGACCCTCGAGCTGGGACCCGACGATCGGGACGTGTTGCTCACCCAGGCCAACCTCGGTCTCGCCCACCTCGCCATCCGGGACTACACCGTGGCGAGCTCGATTCTGCGGGACACGTACCGGCGAAGCAGGCGTGTGCTCGGTCCGACGCACCGGGACACACTCCGGATTCTCAACAACCTGGCCATCGCCAAGGGACATCTTGGTGACGCGCCTGCCGAACAGAACAGGAACCGCCGCGTCGCCCACCGATATTGGCTGGGCGCGATGGCGGCCTGGCACAGGGTCGGCAGGCCGGATGACCAGTACGCGCTCGACACCCGGAACGGGACAGCGCTGAGCTATCGGGCACTCGCCATGCCCAGCGAGGCCTTGTTGCTGATGCGAGACCTGTACCAGAGACGGTCGCGGGTTCTCGGCCAAGACCATCCGAACACTCTGGACGCATTGGAGAATCTGCTCATCCTCCAGGAAGAGTGCCAGGTAGAACTCGAAGCCCGGTTCGAGTCCGTGCTGCTGGGACGAGTACGGGGGCAGGGTCCGGGGCATCCCAGCACAAGGATGACTTTGCGCAACCTGGTCCACGGCTCGCTTCACGGGGTCACGAGCGCGGGCGGCACACCGGCCGCGCTACCCGTCGGGGTCGGGCCGGACGGCGTGCGCCTCGACGGCGACCATGTCGACGCGGAGATCGACTTGCAGGGGTACGCGATCGACCTGCAGGAGGCCCGCGTGAGCGCGTTCGGCCCCGACGATCCCCGGACGATGCTGGCTACCGCCTACCTCGCCTACGCCCTGGCGCTTGGAGACCATCTGGACGGTCAAGTGGAAGCAGCGGCGTACCTGGCACAAGACGCCTACGACGGCCTGGCC